From a region of the Nitrospira sp. genome:
- a CDS encoding AI-2E family transporter encodes MRAYSRKTEDGPVEDPFISLAVDPRRLALTVLAVIATIFALQWAQNFFIPLLLGILIAYTLNPLVAWLTRLKIPRMLATSLVLCAFLGATALATKSLTGQVERIFEQLPSATGKLSTMLREWAEEPNAMQKMQAAAREIEQATKQAADGSAALPRKSANQVVVQQQPFKLTDFLWTGSLGMFGLLGESAMVLFLVFFLLSSGPTFRQKLLRLAGPSLSNKNITVTILDDIDRSIQNYMLTLLLTNMMLGVLTWLVFRGIGLENAGAWALATAVLHCIPYVGAALVAFAAGMAAFMQFESVVQALLVTGVVIALATFIGTMAVTWMSSKVSKMNAAAIFIALLFWGWLWGMWGLLLAIPIMSTVKVLSDHIEDLQPVSELLSE; translated from the coding sequence ATGAGGGCTTACTCACGAAAGACAGAGGACGGGCCGGTAGAGGATCCTTTCATCAGCCTCGCTGTCGATCCCCGTCGGCTGGCCTTGACCGTTCTGGCCGTCATCGCAACGATCTTCGCGTTGCAATGGGCGCAGAATTTCTTCATTCCACTTCTCCTCGGCATCCTGATTGCGTACACACTCAATCCACTCGTGGCGTGGCTGACTCGACTGAAAATTCCGCGCATGCTAGCGACCAGTCTGGTGTTGTGCGCCTTCCTCGGGGCAACTGCCCTTGCGACGAAGTCCCTCACCGGCCAGGTTGAGCGGATTTTCGAACAGCTACCCAGTGCAACCGGCAAGCTTTCGACCATGCTCCGAGAATGGGCCGAGGAACCCAACGCGATGCAGAAGATGCAAGCGGCGGCGCGGGAAATCGAACAGGCAACCAAGCAAGCTGCGGACGGCTCGGCGGCTTTACCTCGGAAATCGGCCAATCAGGTTGTGGTTCAACAGCAGCCGTTTAAGCTCACGGATTTCTTGTGGACGGGATCGCTTGGCATGTTCGGTCTGCTGGGCGAATCGGCCATGGTGTTGTTTCTCGTATTCTTCTTGCTCTCATCTGGACCGACGTTCAGACAAAAACTGCTGCGGCTAGCCGGTCCTTCGCTTTCCAACAAAAATATCACGGTCACTATTCTGGACGACATTGACCGGTCGATTCAGAACTATATGCTGACCCTGCTCTTGACGAATATGATGCTGGGTGTCCTGACGTGGCTCGTATTTCGCGGGATCGGGCTGGAGAATGCCGGCGCGTGGGCTCTGGCGACTGCCGTGTTGCATTGTATCCCGTATGTGGGAGCCGCGCTCGTCGCGTTCGCCGCCGGCATGGCAGCCTTCATGCAATTTGAATCGGTGGTCCAGGCGCTCCTGGTGACGGGGGTCGTCATTGCACTGGCCACGTTCATCGGCACGATGGCGGTCACGTGGATGAGCAGCAAGGTGAGCAAGATGAATGCGGCCGCCATCTTCATCGCACTGCTGTTTTGGGGTTGGCTCTGGGGGATGTGGGGTCTGCTTTTGGCCATTCCTATCATGAGCACAGTGAAGGTACTCTCCGACCACATCGAAGACTTGCAGCCGGTATCCGAGTTGCTTAGCGAATGA
- a CDS encoding DUF72 domain-containing protein — MYLKQYAKTTFARECLGEYCQYLYNGQPLFRTVSNDSTFYRPPSVNQLRKYLTQIPEDFEMCFKVWQEITIPVYALQPRYGLEAGKPNPRFLNAKLFNDLVLTPYREARFESHMGPFLFEFQQHGLSTDEFCSKLNAFFSQLPAEFKYAVEVRNPSILGLAYRQVGTSWRRSWLQSLVLYDSTCRSA; from the coding sequence ATCTATCTGAAGCAATACGCCAAGACGACCTTTGCGCGGGAGTGTCTCGGGGAATATTGTCAGTACCTCTACAATGGGCAACCGCTGTTTCGCACAGTCAGCAACGATTCCACTTTCTACCGACCACCATCAGTCAATCAGCTCCGCAAGTATCTGACGCAGATCCCCGAAGACTTTGAGATGTGCTTCAAGGTGTGGCAGGAAATCACGATTCCAGTGTATGCGCTACAACCACGCTATGGTCTGGAGGCTGGCAAGCCGAATCCTCGTTTTCTGAATGCGAAGCTGTTTAATGATCTGGTACTGACGCCCTATCGAGAAGCGAGGTTTGAGTCACACATGGGGCCGTTCCTGTTCGAGTTCCAGCAGCATGGACTCTCGACGGATGAGTTCTGTTCCAAGCTCAACGCGTTCTTCAGCCAGCTACCAGCGGAGTTTAAGTACGCAGTGGAGGTGCGGAACCCCAGTATCCTCGGTCTGGCCTATCGGCAGGTTGGAACGTCATGGCGTCGCTCATGGCTACAATCACTGGTCCTTTATGACAGCACTTGCCGATCAGCATAA
- a CDS encoding thermonuclease family protein: MSFGQTVTVQRTGKDRYGRTLARVILRDGKNLNHELVKEGCWWYRKYAPDYATLQALEAEAHLAKKGLWADANPVPPWVWRKKGQQVNSLPLR, encoded by the coding sequence TTGAGCTTTGGACAGACAGTGACCGTTCAGAGGACGGGCAAGGATCGGTATGGACGAACGCTTGCGCGGGTGATTCTACGAGATGGAAAGAATCTGAACCATGAACTTGTGAAGGAAGGCTGCTGGTGGTATCGGAAGTATGCACCGGACTATGCAACCCTGCAGGCCCTAGAAGCCGAGGCGCATCTGGCCAAGAAAGGGCTGTGGGCGGATGCCAACCCAGTCCCACCGTGGGTATGGCGGAAGAAAGGTCAGCAAGTGAATAGTCTACCGCTGAGATAA
- a CDS encoding rhodanese-like domain-containing protein → MATHVTIQDSAKAKTYFEAKMAFTTGPVELERMMKNSEVNIVDVRAAEDYAEGHIPGAVNLPKDAWQTAKGLRQDKMNVLYCYSQVCHLAATAAVEFAGKGYPIMELEGGWHWWRDDDFAIEKG, encoded by the coding sequence ATGGCCACACATGTCACGATTCAGGATTCAGCCAAGGCGAAGACGTATTTCGAGGCGAAGATGGCGTTCACCACTGGACCCGTGGAACTTGAACGTATGATGAAGAACAGCGAGGTCAATATCGTTGACGTTCGAGCTGCGGAAGATTATGCCGAAGGGCATATCCCAGGAGCGGTGAATCTGCCCAAGGATGCGTGGCAGACGGCAAAAGGTCTGCGGCAGGACAAGATGAATGTGTTGTACTGCTATTCACAAGTCTGCCATCTGGCCGCAACCGCCGCGGTGGAGTTTGCAGGGAAAGGCTATCCCATCATGGAATTGGAAGGCGGATGGCATTGGTGGAGAGACGATGACTTCGCGATCGAAAAGGGATAA
- a CDS encoding DUF72 domain-containing protein, whose amino-acid sequence MERHGVAHGYNHWSFMTALADQHKRMEETFTVPFTVLGLLTPLKMSYEAAKKRAEPYNKIVGELPEMRRDTVELVKKAVDQNRRAYVIVNNRTEGNAPTTIQALVGMLGDFPVPTET is encoded by the coding sequence TTGGAACGTCATGGCGTCGCTCATGGCTACAATCACTGGTCCTTTATGACAGCACTTGCCGATCAGCATAAGCGGATGGAAGAAACCTTCACGGTTCCCTTCACGGTGCTGGGTCTTTTAACCCCACTCAAAATGAGCTATGAGGCGGCTAAGAAACGAGCCGAACCGTATAACAAGATCGTGGGAGAACTGCCGGAGATGCGGCGGGATACGGTGGAGCTCGTGAAGAAGGCCGTCGATCAGAATCGACGAGCCTATGTGATCGTCAACAATCGAACAGAGGGCAATGCGCCCACTACCATCCAAGCTTTGGTGGGAATGTTAGGGGATTTCCCAGTACCGACCGAGACCTGA
- a CDS encoding DUF2892 domain-containing protein yields the protein MPTNLSGPVQYQTNIPDLEWQEKRAEFDEHRENLSETERVLSAISGMLLLVRGLSGRNWARSVLAIAGGGLLYRAIGGYCPAYGEPWVSIRAAPHGPASRTIPIDWGDARWIRTVRRKFNKRWRAIGRLQRSIGFGGH from the coding sequence ATGCCTACGAATCTGTCGGGACCAGTACAATACCAGACCAATATCCCGGACTTAGAGTGGCAAGAAAAGCGGGCTGAGTTCGATGAGCACCGGGAAAATCTGAGCGAGACGGAGCGGGTGCTTTCCGCGATCAGCGGGATGCTGCTCCTTGTCAGGGGGCTGTCCGGTCGAAACTGGGCGCGCTCAGTCCTCGCGATCGCGGGAGGCGGGCTGCTGTACCGAGCCATCGGTGGCTATTGCCCAGCCTACGGAGAGCCCTGGGTATCGATACGAGCGGCCCCACACGGGCCCGCCAGCCGAACAATACCAATCGATTGGGGCGACGCAAGATGGATACGGACCGTGCGACGAAAGTTCAACAAGCGATGGAGAGCAATCGGCCGCCTGCAGAGATCTATCGGTTTTGGCGGGCACTAG
- a CDS encoding inorganic diphosphatase yields the protein MPLLFCTIPPRDPKTQLVNVIIDTPRGSRNKFKFDEQLGCFKLSRILPVGHVFPYDFGSIPGTRGEDGDALDVLVVMDEPTFPGCLITTRLIGVMEARQTEKGRMISNDRLIGVPQTPANKPTIRELSELGSVVLAEIEHFFTSYNAAQHRRFEPVRRLGAAQAERLLRHAIEDGAQKRRGS from the coding sequence ATGCCCCTGTTATTTTGCACCATTCCGCCGAGAGACCCCAAGACACAGCTGGTCAACGTCATTATTGACACGCCACGTGGCAGCCGAAACAAGTTCAAGTTCGATGAACAGCTGGGCTGTTTTAAACTCTCGCGCATCCTCCCTGTGGGGCATGTCTTTCCCTATGATTTTGGGTCCATCCCGGGCACGCGTGGAGAAGACGGCGATGCCCTCGACGTGCTGGTTGTCATGGACGAGCCAACATTTCCTGGGTGCCTCATCACGACTCGCCTGATCGGTGTGATGGAGGCGCGTCAGACTGAGAAGGGCCGTATGATCTCAAACGATCGGCTCATCGGGGTGCCGCAGACACCGGCCAACAAGCCGACCATCCGGGAGCTGTCTGAGCTTGGATCCGTCGTGCTCGCGGAAATTGAGCACTTCTTTACGTCGTACAATGCCGCCCAGCATCGGCGATTTGAACCAGTACGCCGACTCGGGGCTGCACAGGCAGAACGCCTTCTGCGTCATGCCATTGAGGACGGCGCACAAAAGAGGAGGGGGTCATGA
- a CDS encoding CHAD domain-containing protein → MKQPSVTAVVHATIIRDELLRYVKEAIGSIRAHTPTDSQIHRARKQLKRARANLRLLRDVIGKATYTRENVGLRDAARPLSGVRDAAVLGETANSLIQATRRGPRRRLLLKVRRALEQARLEARAELRLMNAIKESTACLEAAAERIRRWKLKDATRAALCSGLQRTYRRGRDAFAMACAKPSNEHLHEWRKQVKYLGQSLDVWNRHGAHHVKRDLQDADKLAKLLGADHDLAVIAQRLDNLDSPHPVRPAITRHITDQRSDLLKKVLKKGQRLFKAKPRPFVHNIVRPY, encoded by the coding sequence ATGAAACAACCATCAGTAACTGCGGTTGTACATGCGACAATTATACGCGACGAGTTGCTACGCTATGTTAAGGAGGCCATCGGATCAATCCGGGCGCACACGCCTACGGATTCGCAAATCCATCGAGCCCGCAAGCAACTCAAGCGTGCGAGGGCGAATCTTCGTCTCTTACGCGATGTCATCGGCAAAGCCACATACACCCGTGAGAATGTCGGGTTACGCGATGCGGCACGGCCGCTCAGTGGGGTGCGCGACGCCGCAGTACTGGGCGAAACCGCCAATTCATTGATTCAGGCGACACGGCGAGGCCCGCGCCGAAGATTGCTGTTGAAGGTGCGCAGAGCTTTAGAACAGGCACGACTTGAGGCGCGTGCGGAATTACGCCTGATGAACGCCATCAAGGAGAGTACCGCATGCCTCGAGGCGGCAGCCGAGCGCATCAGGAGATGGAAGCTCAAGGACGCGACCAGAGCAGCGCTCTGTAGTGGGTTGCAGCGGACCTACCGTCGGGGGCGGGATGCGTTTGCCATGGCTTGTGCGAAGCCCTCGAATGAACATCTTCACGAATGGCGAAAGCAAGTGAAGTACCTGGGCCAGTCGCTGGATGTCTGGAACAGACATGGAGCCCATCACGTGAAACGGGATTTGCAGGATGCAGACAAGTTGGCGAAGCTACTGGGTGCCGATCATGATCTCGCCGTGATCGCACAACGGCTGGACAATCTCGATTCACCCCATCCTGTGCGGCCCGCCATTACTCGCCATATTACCGACCAACGGTCTGATCTGTTGAAGAAAGTGTTGAAGAAGGGTCAGCGACTGTTCAAAGCCAAACCTCGCCCATTTGTGCATAACATCGTACGACCATATTGA
- a CDS encoding DUF748 domain-containing protein, with amino-acid sequence MNSISLPTWLRWLAIPLGLLVFVVVAISFIDEPLRAYAEREMNNRLSAYTVQIGALDLHPLTLSLDIERIVVSQKDHPDPPLAHIAKIHGSLQWRALLSGSIVTDQMIEQPIIHFTRPQATKEVEASPEHQQSWQELLFTMQEVKLNELRITHGEITYRDHPTSRPLHMSELNVRAENIRNVRSASTQYPSHLQIDMRVFDEGRFVLEGQADFFAEPFMAVNAEVTLKDIPLTDVAPLTAQRQVYISQGVLSAEGLVEYAPTAQRIRFTTLSLQDVKADFVHSAKTKEKEKDMGKKVAKTADKVSNHPSLLVRIDRGKIESSEFGLVNTATDPSYRVFIAETHIELENWSNQLSEGTALVRLTGLCMGSGDTQISGAFRPESKSPDFDLSVKIRRTPIKSFNELLRAYGGLDAASGVFSVYSEMTVKHGKVNGYLKPLFKDVKAYDAVQDQDKGLLQKIFEKTVNVAAALLQNIPRHEVATKTDLSGPVENPQANTWEMVVTLFQNAFFDAVLPGLEGRLRKSS; translated from the coding sequence ATGAACAGTATCTCTCTACCCACATGGCTGCGGTGGCTGGCTATTCCACTCGGATTACTCGTGTTCGTCGTTGTAGCGATATCATTTATCGACGAACCGCTTCGAGCTTACGCCGAGCGGGAAATGAATAATCGACTCTCCGCCTATACCGTTCAAATTGGAGCTCTCGACCTGCATCCCCTCACCTTGTCCCTGGATATTGAACGCATTGTAGTCAGCCAGAAGGATCACCCCGATCCCCCGCTCGCCCACATCGCAAAGATACACGGGAGCCTCCAGTGGCGTGCCTTACTTTCTGGCAGCATTGTGACCGATCAGATGATCGAACAGCCGATCATTCATTTTACCCGTCCGCAGGCCACGAAGGAGGTGGAGGCATCGCCCGAGCACCAGCAGAGTTGGCAGGAACTTCTCTTCACGATGCAGGAAGTCAAACTCAACGAACTCCGCATTACGCATGGCGAGATCACTTATCGGGATCATCCGACTTCCAGACCTCTCCATATGAGCGAGCTGAATGTGCGGGCCGAAAATATCCGCAATGTGCGCTCGGCGTCCACTCAATATCCCTCACACCTGCAGATTGACATGAGGGTGTTTGATGAGGGGCGCTTCGTCCTGGAGGGTCAGGCCGATTTCTTTGCCGAGCCATTCATGGCGGTGAATGCGGAAGTGACCCTGAAAGACATCCCTCTGACGGACGTGGCTCCCCTCACGGCTCAACGCCAGGTGTATATCTCCCAAGGCGTGCTGTCCGCAGAGGGGCTGGTGGAATATGCCCCCACGGCCCAGCGGATACGTTTCACGACCTTGTCCCTACAAGACGTCAAGGCCGATTTTGTCCATTCCGCTAAGACCAAGGAGAAAGAGAAAGATATGGGCAAGAAGGTCGCCAAGACGGCGGACAAAGTTTCCAATCATCCCTCGCTCCTTGTTCGTATCGATCGAGGGAAAATTGAGAGCAGCGAGTTCGGGCTCGTCAACACGGCGACGGACCCTTCTTATCGGGTATTTATAGCTGAGACGCATATCGAACTCGAGAACTGGAGTAACCAACTGTCAGAAGGGACCGCGCTGGTCAGATTGACGGGCCTGTGCATGGGCTCTGGCGACACTCAGATTTCGGGTGCATTTCGGCCGGAGAGTAAATCTCCTGATTTCGATCTGAGTGTGAAGATACGGCGAACACCCATTAAATCGTTCAATGAGTTGTTGCGCGCCTACGGCGGGCTCGATGCCGCGTCGGGCGTGTTCTCCGTCTATAGCGAGATGACGGTCAAACACGGCAAGGTGAATGGATATCTCAAACCGCTCTTTAAAGACGTCAAAGCCTATGATGCCGTCCAGGATCAGGACAAGGGCCTCCTCCAAAAGATCTTTGAGAAGACCGTGAATGTGGCGGCCGCCCTCCTCCAAAATATTCCACGCCACGAGGTGGCCACAAAAACCGATCTCTCCGGGCCTGTCGAGAATCCCCAGGCGAATACGTGGGAAATGGTCGTGACCCTCTTTCAAAATGCGTTTTTCGACGCGGTGCTGCCAGGATTGGAAGGACGGCTCCGGAAGAGCTCCTGA
- a CDS encoding IS3 family transposase — MTGCSLAMVCRVLGKPRSWWYYRRRAKHARRLRRPDIELLIQHLVAGSPTSYGYRRIHALLKRRGVSCNPKTVWRVLQRRGWLSTSRHRGPRLGRPHTGQVRVADSNRRWASDITGIRAWDGRKGRLAIIIDCADRMILSWRFASRMTATDLAEMLREAIFRRFGETRAQAQGIEFLSDNGPEYTSHRFRPFVRAMGLIPCHTPRRSPESNGLAEAFFGSFKRDYVYQACLETLEKVAQLLPAWIEHYNHQAPHSALKMRSPAECYAEWVVKTKTLPVQN, encoded by the coding sequence ATGACAGGCTGCTCGCTCGCCATGGTCTGCCGAGTCCTCGGCAAGCCACGGAGTTGGTGGTACTATCGGCGGCGCGCGAAGCATGCGCGTCGACTCCGGCGACCCGACATCGAGCTGCTCATTCAGCACCTGGTGGCCGGCAGTCCGACCTCTTATGGGTATCGGCGAATTCATGCGTTGCTCAAACGACGTGGGGTGTCGTGCAATCCCAAAACAGTGTGGCGGGTCTTGCAGCGGCGGGGTTGGCTCTCCACCAGTCGTCATCGCGGGCCACGACTCGGACGACCGCATACCGGTCAGGTACGGGTGGCCGATTCCAATCGGCGCTGGGCCTCCGATATCACCGGCATTCGGGCATGGGATGGCCGCAAGGGCCGCTTGGCCATCATCATCGACTGTGCAGACCGGATGATCTTGTCCTGGCGCTTTGCCTCACGCATGACCGCCACGGATCTCGCCGAGATGCTGCGCGAGGCGATCTTCCGACGGTTCGGCGAGACCCGCGCTCAGGCCCAGGGCATCGAGTTCCTCAGCGACAATGGACCGGAGTACACGTCGCACCGATTCCGGCCGTTCGTCCGTGCGATGGGACTGATCCCCTGTCACACGCCTCGGCGGAGTCCGGAGTCAAACGGCCTCGCCGAGGCCTTCTTTGGCAGCTTCAAACGGGATTATGTGTATCAAGCCTGCCTGGAGACGTTAGAGAAAGTGGCGCAGCTGCTACCGGCGTGGATCGAGCACTACAATCACCAGGCCCCGCACAGCGCGCTGAAGATGCGGTCCCCGGCCGAGTGCTATGCCGAGTGGGTCGTCAAAACCAAAACCCTACCTGTCCAAAATTAG
- a CDS encoding DUF4142 domain-containing protein, with protein sequence MTSAHSFVGTLTAALLLSGCSLVQGTMPASTMYNPEILGLLTTIHSGEIEAGQLAKQAASAPQVRAFASRMVSEHQTMKQNIDRMARDLDVQPHKPALASTIEGIHQKTMEQLRAKSGSDFDKTYMAYEVKIHEHAVALVRKTKDSVSNQEIQEELRNVRPHLQNHLAAAEYIEHEIVSQP encoded by the coding sequence GTGACATCAGCCCATTCATTCGTTGGCACGCTTACTGCCGCTCTCTTGCTGTCAGGTTGTTCGTTGGTCCAAGGAACTATGCCCGCATCCACCATGTACAATCCTGAAATCCTCGGCCTGCTTACTACCATTCACAGCGGCGAGATCGAGGCCGGACAACTTGCCAAGCAGGCGGCGTCCGCCCCCCAAGTCCGCGCATTTGCGTCTCGCATGGTGAGTGAACATCAGACCATGAAGCAGAATATCGACCGGATGGCGAGAGACCTAGATGTGCAGCCCCACAAGCCGGCTTTGGCCTCCACAATAGAGGGGATCCACCAGAAAACAATGGAACAACTCCGCGCCAAATCCGGCTCGGACTTTGATAAAACCTACATGGCCTATGAAGTCAAAATACACGAGCATGCAGTGGCCCTCGTGAGAAAGACGAAGGACTCGGTTTCAAATCAGGAGATCCAGGAAGAGCTGCGCAATGTGAGACCTCACCTGCAGAACCATTTGGCAGCTGCTGAATACATCGAGCACGAAATCGTCTCGCAGCCGTAA
- a CDS encoding SRPBCC family protein: MDTDRATKVQQAMESNRPPAEIYRFWRALENLPRVMTHLESVQVLDDRVSHWVMKLIPGAPRVESDAEIINEVENQRIGWRSLHESDLDHAGSVEFKPIGDGQRTGLTVTLQYELPGGTLGGTIGKWFGGDPSNTLAADLQRFKEHMEAGILSMPDNHALI, translated from the coding sequence ATGGATACGGACCGTGCGACGAAAGTTCAACAAGCGATGGAGAGCAATCGGCCGCCTGCAGAGATCTATCGGTTTTGGCGGGCACTAGAGAATTTGCCTCGCGTGATGACGCATCTCGAGTCGGTGCAGGTCCTGGACGATCGCGTGTCGCACTGGGTCATGAAGCTGATCCCGGGTGCGCCCCGAGTGGAATCGGATGCGGAAATCATCAACGAAGTGGAGAATCAACGTATCGGATGGCGATCGCTCCATGAGTCGGACCTCGATCATGCGGGCTCCGTGGAATTTAAACCGATAGGTGATGGACAGCGGACCGGGCTGACCGTGACGCTGCAGTATGAACTGCCGGGCGGCACGCTTGGCGGGACGATTGGTAAATGGTTCGGGGGAGATCCGAGCAACACCCTGGCGGCAGATCTCCAGCGATTCAAGGAACACATGGAAGCTGGCATCCTGTCCATGCCTGACAATCATGCGTTGATTTGA
- a CDS encoding transposase — protein sequence METTMKPGQNGRGRRRRWSGEQKLAVLQEWQTGVPLEEICRKYAVNAAQMYRWKRSLDQGLKDSGEMVPKNVVGGLQKRIEELERALGRKALEVDVLKKAFELKGLKSPEGIYGG from the coding sequence ATGGAAACCACGATGAAACCTGGTCAGAATGGTCGAGGGCGACGGCGGCGGTGGAGTGGTGAGCAGAAGCTGGCGGTGTTGCAGGAGTGGCAGACTGGTGTCCCGCTGGAAGAGATCTGTCGGAAATACGCGGTGAATGCGGCACAGATGTATCGATGGAAGCGCAGTCTGGACCAGGGGCTGAAGGACTCCGGAGAGATGGTCCCGAAGAATGTGGTGGGTGGGCTCCAGAAGCGCATCGAGGAGCTCGAACGGGCATTAGGCCGGAAGGCCTTAGAGGTCGATGTGTTAAAAAAAGCCTTCGAGCTCAAAGGGCTCAAATCACCCGAGGGGATATACGGTGGCTAG
- a CDS encoding SRPBCC family protein, which yields MSVIEKAIDLNVPVRTAYNQWTQFEDFPRFMEGVEQVRQIDDKHLHWKATIGGKQEEWDAVITEQVPDQRIAWRSQHGAKNEGIVIFSPVTEGKSKINLRIEYEPQGVVEKTGDAVGVVSQRVEGDLKRFKAFIESRGKESGAWRGNVS from the coding sequence ATGTCTGTCATTGAAAAAGCCATTGACCTCAATGTTCCGGTTCGGACGGCCTACAATCAATGGACCCAGTTTGAAGACTTTCCTCGGTTCATGGAGGGGGTCGAGCAAGTCCGACAGATCGACGACAAACATCTCCACTGGAAAGCCACGATTGGCGGAAAGCAGGAAGAATGGGATGCCGTGATCACCGAGCAGGTGCCTGATCAACGGATTGCGTGGCGGAGTCAACACGGGGCGAAGAACGAAGGCATCGTCATCTTTTCTCCAGTCACGGAGGGGAAGTCGAAGATCAACCTGCGCATCGAGTATGAGCCCCAGGGCGTGGTCGAAAAAACGGGTGATGCGGTGGGAGTAGTATCTCAACGCGTGGAAGGGGACTTAAAACGATTCAAGGCATTCATCGAATCGCGCGGAAAAGAATCCGGTGCCTGGCGAGGGAATGTCAGCTGA
- a CDS encoding Hsp20/alpha crystallin family protein — MALVRWDPFRELEEVSDRLNRMFARPAARTMNGKENMIVADWTPPVDISETEGEYQIKVEIPDVKKEDVKITLEDGVLTIQGQRKHEQEEKGKKFHRIERSYGSFARTFALPDVIEVDQVKAEFKDGVLNLHLPKSEKAKPKAIEVKVA; from the coding sequence ATGGCACTCGTACGATGGGATCCATTTCGGGAATTGGAAGAAGTGTCAGACCGGTTGAATCGGATGTTCGCACGTCCGGCGGCGCGAACCATGAATGGCAAGGAGAACATGATCGTAGCCGATTGGACGCCGCCTGTTGATATCAGTGAGACCGAAGGGGAATATCAGATCAAGGTGGAGATTCCAGATGTGAAGAAGGAGGACGTGAAAATCACGCTCGAAGATGGTGTGCTCACCATTCAGGGCCAGCGCAAGCACGAACAGGAAGAGAAGGGGAAGAAGTTCCATCGCATTGAACGATCGTACGGCAGCTTTGCCCGGACCTTCGCCTTACCCGATGTGATTGAAGTGGACCAGGTAAAAGCCGAGTTCAAGGATGGCGTGTTGAATCTCCATCTACCGAAGTCAGAGAAGGCGAAGCCGAAGGCGATCGAGGTCAAGGTAGCGTAA
- a CDS encoding ribonuclease H-like domain-containing protein, producing MDLCFLGKQLGHRGGLKAIETQLGIARAAELSGLNGHDAVLLWNRWRHSRDEQARARLLGYNEADCVNLERLADTIYCEMVRQLELGASIPTQ from the coding sequence ATCGATCTCTGTTTTTTAGGGAAACAACTCGGGCATCGAGGAGGACTGAAGGCCATCGAGACTCAACTGGGGATCGCTCGCGCGGCAGAGCTTTCCGGCTTGAATGGGCATGATGCGGTGCTGCTGTGGAATCGATGGCGGCATAGCCGTGATGAGCAGGCGAGAGCTCGGCTGCTCGGCTACAATGAAGCAGATTGCGTGAATTTAGAAAGGCTGGCCGATACCATCTACTGCGAGATGGTTCGTCAGCTGGAACTCGGTGCCTCTATACCGACTCAATAG